GGCCGTGTGCCCGGGTTTCGCGGAAACCGGAATCATGGCGTCGACGCAATACGCGGGCGCCAACGCACAGGACGAAGCGCGGCTGCGCAAGCGCGCGACGAAGCTGTACCAGATGCGCGGCCTGAAACCCGAAACCGTCGCGCAGGCGATGGTCGACGGCGTGCTGCGCAACCGCCCCGTCGTCGCGGTCGGCGGCGAAGCGCACGCGATGCGTTTCGTCGGCCGTTTCATGCCGTGGCTCGGCCGGATGATCGCCCGCGTCAGCATGGCATCGCATTGACGGCGCACGCCGCCGCACCGAGGGAGACACAAATGACCGATACCGCCGACTATCACAAGATCAAGGCCCGGCACGTGAAGTTCGACTTCAGCGACACGCCGATCACCTGGGTGCCGAACGACCCGGGCAGCACGCACATCATCAACACGCTGAACCTGCTGTTCCCGGAAGGCGAGCTGTGGTTCTGCCGCGTGTACAACAAGGCGCTGCCGCTCATCACCGATGCGCGCCTGCGCGACGAAGCCGAAGGGTTCCTGCGGCAGGAAGCGGTACATTCGCGTTCGCACGGCGGCGTGCTCAAGCACTACTACGACCGGCACGGGATCGACACGAAGCCGTTCACGCAGAAGCTCAACCGGCTGTTCACGCGCGTGCTCGGCGAACAGCCGCTCGGGCTGAAGATCGGCCATACGCGTTTCTGGCTGCGGCAACAGCTCGCGGTGATCGCGTCGCTCGAACATTTCTTCGGCTATCTGGGCAACTGGGTGCTCAATGCACACGGGCTCGACGAAGGAAAAGCCGACCCGACGATGGTCGACCTGCTGCGCTGGCACGGCGCCGAGGAAGTCGAGCACCGCACCGTCGCGTTCGACATCTACCGGCACCTGGGCGGCACCTATCCGGAGCGCTGCGTGCACATGGCGTTCGTGATCGTGCTGCTGCTCTACTACATCACCACCGGCGCGAAGTTCATGTACAAGCGCGACCCGGCGGCCGGCCGCTATCCGGGCTTCGCGCTCGCGTGGTGGCAGGGCTCGCGGCGCGGGCACCTGCCGTCGTTCTGGAAGGTGATCGGCGCGGCGTTGCGTTATTTCAAGCCGAGCTATACGCCGCACCACGAAGGCTCGACCGAGCAGGCGCTCGCCTACCTTGCGCGCTCGCCGGCGGCACAGGCGGCCGCGCATGGCGGCAACTGGGGCACGGCGAAGGGCGCGTAACGAGGTGCTTAACGGGGCGCTTAACGGAGCGCGTGGCGGGTTTTCAGCGGGTTTCTGCCGGTTCGGCGGGCGGCGCCCGCCGAAATGCGTACAATCGCGGCTTCATTTCCCGGAGGTGCCGCGATGGCCATGAAGAAAACCGATCTCGAAAAGAACAAGGCGCTCAAGCTGACGCAAGCCATGAAGCAGTCCGGCGCCGCGCGCTTCGGCAAGGCTGCCGACGATGCGGCGAAGCTCGATCGCCGCGCGCAGCGCAAGCTCGACCAGGAACAGGGGCTCGTGCCGTTCGCGTGCAAGCTCAACGCCGAGCTCGTCGAACAGCTGAAGGCGCGCGCCGCCACGCATCCGGAAGGGATGACGGGCCTGCTGTCCGAGCTGCTCGTGAACGGGCTCGCGCAACGCGACGCGTAACCGCTACGTATCTCGAAAATTCCGTTGACATTGCTGCGCTGCCACGACACACTCGTTCGCATGCCTATGCTCAAGCCAATCGCCATCGCGAATACGAAACCAGTGAACGCCCATACGGGGCGATCACCGGAGGCGCTTGTGCATTAGCATCGCGATTCAGTTACGCATGTCACAAGGCCTCGCCGGAAACGGATGAGGCCTTTTTGTTTTGGTGCGCGTCATCCCGCCCGGCTCAACGGATGGAGATGACGATGGACCAAGCAAGCCGGCTGGTTGTTTGCCCCGATCGGTGCCGCACCGACACGATCGCATTGCCTAGAGTCGTGATGCATTTCACGGTCGCGCCGCGCAAGACGCTGACGTGGCGCGCGCGGCGCGACGCCGAGATCCGCGTACACGACGCGACGCTGTGGATCACGCGCGCCGGAAGCGTCGACGATTACTGGATACGCGCCGGCGACGTGCTGCGCGTGCAGTGCGGCGATCGCATCTGGATGAGCACCGACGACGACCGGCCTGTCGAAGCATCGATCACGACGGCGTACACGATGAAGCACGACGCATGGTTTCAGCGTGCGCTCGCGCAGATGCGCGGCATGCTACGCGTGAGAAGGCGAAGTCGCACATGACGAACCCGTCGCCGCGCATGCGATACGTATGCGGGCGACGTCATGAAAACCGGCCACGCGCGCGGCGACTCACCTTCCGCACATATCTCGAAAATTGTCGTTGACAACATCGCATCACGCAGACAAACTCGTTCGCATGCCTACGTTCAAGCTCATCGCCATCGCGATTCAATGCCCGGTGAACATTCGAAAGAATGGATCACGGGAGGCGCTTGTGCGTTAGCAATCGAGCAGTACCGCATGTCACACAAGGCCTCACCGGAAACGGATGAGGCCTTTTTGTTCTGGTGCGCGTCATCCGTCCGGCTCACTGAATGGAGAAGACGATGGACCACGCAAGCCAACTGTTTGATCGTCCCGATCGGCGCTCTGCCGGCTCGATCGCGTTACCGACTGTCGTGATCCGCTTCGCGGTCGCGCCACGCACGACGATGACCTGGCGCGCGCCGCACGACGCGGAGATTCGCGCACACGGCGCGGCGCTGTGGATCACGCGTCCGCCGAGCGTCGACGACTACTGGGTGCGGCCCGGCGACGTGCTGCACATCGCGCGCGGCGAGCGCATCTGGCTCGGCACCGATGCCGACCGGCCGGCCGAAGCGTCGATCACGACCGCCTACGTGCGGCGCGGCGAACGCGTCAGGCGCACGCTCGCGCAAGTGCAACGTTTGCTCGGCGGAGTATGGAGAAGGAGTGGATGATTGACGCGCGGGCGTGACGTCACGCGTGCGACACGCGGAACGACCGCGACCGAAAACGGACGCACCCGCGGCGCCACGCGCCGCAGGTGCGCATCGAATGACGCGGCACGCAACAGCGTGCCGCGAGCGATCGCGCGCCGTGCGCAGCCACCGGTTGCAGCAGGTGCATCAGGTGCTGGCGGCGAGACGCGGGCCCGTGCTTCGGGGAGTGGAATCGAGCTCAGGTCTTTGCGCAGCCTGCGAGGTCACCCACGGATCGATGCCCTGCTTCTGCACCTCCTCGAGGAATGACACCCGTGTGCGCCAGTAATCCGCCTGTAATTTCGCATCGATGACGCGCTGTTCGGCTGAGAACAGTTCCATGCGCGCCGTCACGAGCATCGACGCAGCGGTTTTTTCCGGCGTGGGGGCGTGTCGCATCGCCCAACGGCTGATCCAGTTCAACATGCTGACCTCCGTGATTACGGACGAACCCGCATCGGGCAATCGCAATCGGCCGTGCCTGCCCGAACGCGCATCGGCCTTGACCGCCATTCACCGCCTGGCCTGCACGGACTGCGACTCCCCCGCGTCGGCAATTACCGGCCGGCGTGTGCATGCGCGGTGTATCTATCCTAGAAAGACTTGCCGGTTAACGCGATGGGGTCTTGCAATCTTTTACACAGAAACCACAGTCGCCCCCGCATCGCGAAATGACAGTTGCGGGCGGGACGGCTTCGGCGCAGGATAGCCCGATATCTGGAACCGCCTGGACTGACGAATGGCCGCTGCTCGCCGCTGCGCATCCGTATCGGCCATGCACGCGCGTTCGCGCGCATTCGATGCCTGCACCACCTTCGTGCAGCATGCGGGCGTTCCGTTTCAGTCGAATGTCATCGCGCACGCGCGATACGCCATACGGCCGCCGCACCGTTGCACGCGCATCGGCCGACCTCGCCCGCTCTCCACGCGCCCCTTTCCGCCATTTCTGCCGGCCCGGTCCACCCGAACCGGTAGAATGCGCGCCTTCGTCGCGCGGCCGGGCTGCCAGACCGTTCGCGCGCAGGCAACCGATCGTGCCCTCCAACTATATCGTCCGAGCTATCCGCGCTATTACAATCCGCCGATAGCCGGGCAATAGTGGCTGGTTACAGTAAGCCCGGCCGCGCGCTGCCTTTACAACAATTCGGCACAACAAGCAACACGACAACCCGACCGGAGAAACGCCCTCATGGAATCCATCAAGCGGTATTTCGGCTTCGCTGAAGCCGGCACCGACTTCCGCACCGAAATACTCGCGGGCGTCACCACGTTCCTGACGATGGCCTACATCATCTTCGTCAACCCCGCGATCCTCGGCGACGCCGGCATGCCGAAGGAATCCGTGTTCGTCGCGACCTGCCTCGTCGCGGCGCTGGCGTCGATCATCATGGGCCTCTACGCGAACTACCCGATCGCGTGCGCGCCCGGCATGGGCCTGAATGCGTATTTCGCGTACACGGTCGTCAAGGGGATGGGCTTCACGTGGCAGGCCGCGCTCGGCGCGGTGTTCATCTCCGGTTGCCTGTTCCTGCTCGTCACGCTGTTCCGCGTGCGAGAGGCGATCGTCAACGGCATTCCGAAATCGCTGCGGATCTCGATCACCGCCGGCATCGGCCTGTTCCTCGGCATCATCTCGCTGAAGACGTCCGGCGTGATCGTCGGCAACCCGGCCACGCTCGTCACGCTCGGCGACCTGCACAAGCACGACACGATCCTCGCGATCGTCGGCTTCTTCACGATCGTCACGCTCGACCACCTGCGCGTGCGCGGCGCGATCCTGATCGGCATCATCGGCGTCACGATCCTGTCGTTCTTCTTCGGCGACAACCAGTTCCACGGCGTGTTCTCCGCGCCGCCGTCGATCGACGCGACGCTGTTCAAGCTCGACATCGGCGCCGCGCTGTCGACCGGCATCATCAACGTGATCCTCGTGTTCTTCCTGGTCGAGCTGTTCGATGCGACGGGCACGCTGATGGGCGTCGCGAACCGCGCGGGCCTGCTCGTCGAAGGCAAGATGAACCGCCTGAACAAGGCGCTGCTCGCCGACAGCACGGCGATCGTCGCGGGCTCGGTGCTCGGCACGTCGTCGACCACCGCGTATATCGAGAGCGCATCGGGCGTGCAGGCCGGCGGCCGTACGGGCGTGACGGCGATCACCGTCGCGGTGCTGTTCCTCGCGTGCCTGTTCATCGCGCCGCTCGCCGGCGTCGTACCGGCCTACGCCACGGCGCCCGCGCTGCTGTACGTGTCGTGCCTGATGCTGCGCGAGATGGTCGACGTGCCGTGGGACGATGCGACCGAAGCCGTGCCGGCCGCGCTGACCGCGCTGTTGATGCCGTTCACGTACTCGATCGCGAACGGCGTCGCGTTCGGCTTCATCGCGTACGGCGGCCTCAAGCTGCTGACGGGCCAGGCCCGCACGGTCAAGCCGATCGTGTGGGTCATCGCGGCCGTGTTCCTGTTCCGCTTCTTCTATCTCGGCAGCGAGTGACGGAGACGCATCGCTGCGATGCGCGATGCACAACGACGAAAAAACGCCACCTTCTGAACTGACCCCACAAAGTTGGACAGTTTAAGAAGGCTAGGCGCCCAAGGGCTGAGTTCTGTATTGAACGGGACTCAGCCCTTTTAGTTTGAGCTTGATGCGATCGTGGTTGTAGTAATGGATGTAGCGATCCAACGCATCGCGTAACTGTTCGACGCTAGCAAAGCGTTGCAGCCTGTAGCACTCTGACTTGAGCGTACCGAAGAAGCTCTCCATCGCGGCGTTGTCCAAGCAGTTGCCTTTGCGTGACATGCTCTGCGTCAACGCGTGCTGGCCAAGCAGCCGACGATACGCTGGCATCTGATACTGCCAGCCCTGATCCGAATGCAGCAGCGGTCGATCCTTGCGTCCAAGCTTGGTCAGCGCCTTCTTCAGCATACGGCTGACCATCTCGAAGCTTGGCCGTCGATCCATCTGATAGGCGACGATCTCCCCGTTGTACAGATCCATCACTGGCGACAGGTACAGCTTCTGGCCACCGACGTTGAACTCAGTCACGTCGGTTACCCATTTCTGATTCGGGCGCTCGACATCGAACTTGCGCTGCAGCAGATTAGGCGCGACACGACCAACTTCGCCTCGCCAGGAGCGGTATTTCTTTGGGCGCACCAAGGACTTCAGTCGCAATTGTCCCATCAGTCGTTGCACGGTCTTATGGTTGATCGCGTGTCCTGCCTGCCGGATTGTGGCGGTGATTCGCCGATAGCCGTAACGACCTTGGTGATGCTCGTACACGGTCCGGATCCTGGCTTTGAGATCGGCATGTCGATCACCGGCATCCAGCACCTTCAACTGATAGTAGAACGTGCTGCGCGCCAGATCTGCTGCTTTCAGAAGGGCTGCTATCGGATGGCATTGCCTGAGCTCGCGCACTATTTGCGCTTTTTCTTTGGCGCTGCTTGCTCCTTTGATCGCAGCAGCGCATCGAGCTTTTTTAGGTACGCCACCTCCGCACGCAGATATTCGTTCTCTTTGAGCAGGTCGTCGCGTGAGAGCGTGTCCGGCGTGCGTGCCTCATCGGGCTGCAGCGGGAACTCCGGTTTCATGTCTGGTTCAGGCTTCATGCTGGGCGGGCGTCCTCGTCGGCGAGGCTTCAGAGCATCTATACCGCCGTCATGATACAAGCGCACCCAAGTTGCCACGGTTCGGTCACCACGAATGTTGAATAGTGTCGCGACCTCGCGATACGAAAGCTCATCGCGCCACATACGCTGTAAAACCGAAAGCTTGAACTGCTCATCATAGTGGCTGTATTTCTTACTCAGTCCGGCAACGCCGTGCTCACGATACCGGGCGACCCACCGGTGCACTAGCGTATAGCTCAGGCCGTATCGCTTGCCCAACGCCTTCACTCCAGCGTTGCCGGCAAGGTACTCGTCTACGATTTGCCGCTTGAACTGCTCGTTGTACTTCGTCATGAAAAAACACCCCAAAGGTTGGATCGATGTCCAACTTTTGGGGTGCAGTTCATTCGGGTGGCGTTTTTGTTGGGCGGTGTTGCGCGTGCGAGGGAATCCGTGCGGCCGTATCGGGCCGGTTGCTCCGCATCGTCGCAACACGGGTTTCGGGTTTCGGGTTTCGGGTTTCGGGTTTCGGGTTTCGGGTTTCGGGTTTCGGGTTTCGGGTTTCGGGTTTCGGGTTTCGGGTTTCGGGTTTCGGGTTTCGGGTTTCGGGTTTCGCGCGAGCATCGACTGATGGCCCCGAGAACGGGCTAACGCCAGTTGACGGAATACCGGTCGATCACCCAGAGCCATGTCCCGTCCTCCTGGCGCCGCGCAACCTCGCTGGTCACGTTGCCGTCGCGGCTGCGAACCGACGTCAGCGCCAGATCCCCGCAGATGAGTGCCGGCCGCTGTTCGCCGAGCTGGAACTTGCGTTTTTCCGGCCCGAACCCGGTGACCTGAAGCGCCGCAAAAAATGCGTGAATGGCCTCCCTGCCTCGTACCTCTCGTCCGTCATCGAGCTGGATCACCGCGTCCTGCGCAAACAGTGCGGTCATGCCACTGACGTCCCCTGCGTTTTCTCTCGCCACCAGCAACCGCTCCAGATCCTGCGGATCACAGGCTGCCGCCCGCTTCGTCGAATCGTTCATGAACATTCCCGAGTTGCCGGCCACGACGAACCCTCCCGATGGCCGACGGGACACGCCCTCGAACCCCGCGTGCTCCAGCGGCCGGTTCCGGCGCGGCCCGCATACGAAAATGCCGCCCGGTTCCACCGAACGGCATTGCATTGAAAGCAACGTCCCCGTGCGCGCATCGTCGGCGACGCGCGCCGCAAGACGAGCGTCTTTTCGTCAGCGCCAGTTGGCCTCGTAGAAGCGTACGTAACCGCTGCGCAGCGTCACGCATTGCGCGCGCGTCTCCGACAGCAGGCGCCGTGCAGCCGCCTCGATACGATCACGGTGCTGGTCGAATGCGCCGACCATGTCCTCGAAGCGCGGCGATGCCGCGCCGAAGTGGTCTTCCAGCGCCTCGGCGGTGATCTGACATTGAACGCGCTCGCCATTGACCATTGCCGTAAAAGCAAGCATCAGGTCGCGCCCCGAATACTCAGGCTTCTCGTTCGTGAAATGGATTTGCATGGGAGCCGCCTCGACCGGTAGAAAACGAATGACCGCGTCCGTCGTCCGCTACCGGCCGGACGAAATGTACGCGGGCTCGCCTGCAGAGGCACGATCCGCGGGGTATCGCGCGGACAATGCATGCCGGTTGCTTTCCACTTTAGACGGTTTCGCGCAGGAGACAAATTTTCCGGCATGCGTCGTTCCGACGCGCGTTTCGTCTGATCAGCGCGGCATCCGGCACCGTTTCGGAAACCGGCGTCAGTGCGGATCGGTGGGCCAGACGTTGAGCGCGATCGCGGCTGTCGTGACGCCCACCGCAATCGCGGCCGCCCCGTATCGCACCGCGTCGTTCAGATCGAACAGCAACCCGTGGATCGCCACGGCGATGCCGCCCAGCATGATGAAGGTGGCGATGGCCGCCAGCACGACTCTCAGTTCCGTCCGAACCATGATGCGTCTCCCGAACGGATGCATGTCGCGTCGCATGCATGTTGCAATGCGGAACACGGCGCGTGCGTGCTCCATTTCCATCATTGCAGGTGGGCGCTTAAAAGCAAGGGGATTTTGTTCGCGGTCGCACATTGCGCATGGCGCTTGTATGATGATGCGTACCCGTACGGTCGGTCGTCGTGCTCAGATGGTGCGCTGCAGGTGGAGGGTGGAATTCGCTGAACGGATCGATCGTGATGCGACGGGTTCCGGCAGGCGCCAGAGCGGTATATCGGATCGATCGGGAAACATGGGGCCGCAGTAAGGGCTAAAGCGCTAGCTGCAACAGACCGCAAAGCATGGGACCGCAGTAAGCGCTGAAGCGCTAGCTGCAACCGACCGCGAAGCATGGGGCCGCAGTGAGGCACTGAATCGCTAGCTGCAACCGACCGCGAAGCATGGGACCGCAGTAAGGCGCTGAAGCGCTAACTGCGGTCGACAGGAGACAAGTCATGCCGCAATCCTTCGTGCTGCCCGCCACCACGGGCCGCACCGACCTGCTCGCACAGGCACATGCGCGCTCGACCGCGGTCGGCCTGCGCGCACACGAGCGCCCCGATTTCTCGCCGCTGTCGCGCCTCGCGCTGCGCGAACTGCTCGACACGAATCACGCACTGTTCTCGCACGCGCGCCCGGTCATGGAGAACCTCCACGCGCAAATCGCCGATACGCAAAGCCTCGTGCTGCTGACCGACGCCGCCGGCGTGATCCTGCACAGCATCGGCGACGCCGACTTCATCGAGAAAGCCAACCGCGTCGCACTCTGCACCGGCGTGTCGTGGGCCGAAGGCGCGCGCGGCACCAACGCGATCGGCACCGCGCTCGCGTCGGGCCAGGCCGTCGCGGTGCACGGCGCCGAACACTTCCTGCGCGCCAACCACATCCTCACGTGCTCGTGCGCGCCGATCTTCGATCCGTTCGGCCGCACGCTCGGCACGCTCGACGTCAGCGGCGACCCGCGCGGCTCCAGCCCGCATACGCTCGCGCTCGTGCGGATGTCCGCGCAACTGATCGAGAACCACCTGTTCGCGAACCAGTGCGCGGAAGCATTGCGGCTGCGCTTTCACGCGCACGAGGAATGCGTCGACTCGCTGTTCGCGGGGCTCGTCGCGTTCGGCCCCGACGGCGGGCTGATCGCCGCGAACCGCAGCGCGCAATTCCAGCTCGGCGCGCCGTTCGATGCACTGCAGCATCAAGGCAGCGACGCGCTGTTCGGCATGCGCTTCGGCCAGCTCGCGCAGCAGGCTGTCCGCGCGCCCGGCGCAACGTTCCGCCTCACGCTGCCGACCGGCGTGCGCGTGCTCGCGCGCTGCGAATTCGCGGAAGCACAGCGCACGGCCGTCGCGGTCACGCCGCCCGCGCCGGCCGCACGCGTGCGCGCGCCGGACCCCGACGCGATCACGTTCGCGACGCTCGACACGGGCGACGCGCGGATGGCCGCGGTACTCGAACGCGTCGCGAAGATTCGCGGGCGCGACCTGCCGCTGCTGATCCTCGGCCAGACCGGCACCGGCAAGGAATGGCTCGCCCGCGCGCTGCACCAGGCGTCGCCGCGCGCGGACGGCCCGTTCGTCGCGGTCAACTGCGCGGCGCTGCCCGATTCGCTGATCGAGGCCGAACTGTTCGGTTATGAAGACGGCGCGTTCACGGGCGCGCGCAAGCGCGGCAGCCCCGGCAAGATCGCGCAGGCCGACGGCGGCACGCTGTTTCTCGACGAAATCGGCGACATGCCGCTCGCGCAACAGGTCAGGCTGATGCGCGTGCTGCAGGAACGCGCGGTGATGCCGCTCGGCGGCGCGCGCGCGGTGCCGGTCGACGTGCGCGTGGTCTGCGCGACCCATCGCGACCTGCGCACGATGATCGCGGAAGGCACGTTCCGCGAAGACCTGTTCTACCGGATCAACGGGCTCGCGGTCACGCTGCCGGCGCTCGCCGAGCGCACCGACCTGCCCGCGCTCGTCGAGCGGATTCTCGCGCGGCTCGCCCGCAGCGAACCGATGCCGCGCCGCATCTCGTCCGACGTGCTCGACGCGTTCACGCGCCATCGCTGGCCCGGCAACCTGCGGCAGATGACCAACGTGCTGCGCACGGCCGGCATGCTCGCCGAAGACGAGACCGAAATCGCGCTCGCGCATTTGCCCGACGATTTCTGGCTCGACTGCGACGACGCGCCTGCCGCGCCCTCTGCAGCCACGCCGGCCGCACCGGCCGGCACGCGCGAAGGCACGACGCTGCAAAGCCACCAGGCCGCGGTGATCGACGCCGTGCTCGCGCGGCATGGCGGCAACGTATCGGCGGCCGCGCGCGAGCTCGGTCTCGCACGCAATACCGTCTACCGGTACCTGCGCCGGCATTGACACACGCGGCCGGCAAGCGCCGGCCGCCTGCGGGTTCGGTTATGCTTGGCGGATTGCCGCCGCTCCGCCGCCCGCTTCAGCCATGACCGCCCCGGAACACCCTCCACTCGTTCGCATCGAGCCGCTCGGCGCGACCTTCGATGCGCCCGACTCGCTGACGCTGCTCGAAGCCGCCGCGTTCGCGCGCGTGTCGCTGCCGCGCTCGTGCCGCAACGGCACGTGCCGAAGCTGCCTTTGCCGGATCGTCAGCGGCAGCGTACGCTACACGATCGAATGGCCGGGGCTGAGCCGCGAGGAAAAAGCCGACGGCTATACGCTGCCGTGCGTGGCCGTCGCAACGTCGGACATCGTGCTCGACGTGCCCGACGCAGTCATGCTCGACTAACCTGGCGCGCGGCCGCGCGCCATCCCGCAACGGTTGATCCCGCCTGGAGAACGTCATGACCCAGCAAACCGATCGCATCGAAAAACAGACCCTGCTCGCGGCGGCGCCGGACCGCGTGTGGGAAGCCGTCAGCAATTCGGGGGAATTCGGCACTTGGTTCGGCGTCACGTTCGACGGGCCGTTCGTGCCCGACCAGCCGCTGTTCGGCCGCATCACGCCGACGCGCGTCGACGACGACGTCGCGAAGGCGCAGGAGCCCTATGCGGGCACTGTGTTCGAAATCGTCGTCGATCGCGTCGAGCCGAAGCAACTGTTCTCGTTTCGCTGGCATCCGTTCGCGATCGATCCGAATTTCGACTACACGTCCGAGCCGATGACGCTCGTCACGTTCACGCTCGCCGCGCAGGCCGGCGGCACGCTGCTGACGGTCACCGAAACGGGTTTCGACCAGCTGATCGAAGCGCGCCGCGCGAAGGCGCGCGAAATGAACGATCAGGGCTGGGCCGCGCAAATGACGCTGATCACGAAATACCTGGCGAAGCACGCATAGCGTGCTGCAACGCCGCGCCTCATGCCTGGCATGCGGATGCCCGCATGCCCGCGTTGCAACGTGCGTGGCATAATCCGCTCCATCGTCGTCCACCCGCCGCCGCGCATCGCATGCTGAGTCGTCGTCTCCGGAAGATCGGCAGTCTGATCGGGATGCTCGCCATCCTGATGACGGCGCTCGCGCCGACGATCTCGCAGGCGCTGACGACGCAAGGCCGCGTCGACGCGCTGCTGGCCGGCTACTGCACGGCCGCACCGGCTGCCGCCGGCCACGCGGCCGATCCATCGTCGAAAAGCCTGCAGGCCCATCTGCAGGCATGCGGCTACTGCAGCCTGCTTGCCCACACCCCCGCCCTGCCCGCGCCCGAGC
The sequence above is drawn from the Burkholderia stabilis genome and encodes:
- a CDS encoding metal-dependent hydrolase; protein product: MTDTADYHKIKARHVKFDFSDTPITWVPNDPGSTHIINTLNLLFPEGELWFCRVYNKALPLITDARLRDEAEGFLRQEAVHSRSHGGVLKHYYDRHGIDTKPFTQKLNRLFTRVLGEQPLGLKIGHTRFWLRQQLAVIASLEHFFGYLGNWVLNAHGLDEGKADPTMVDLLRWHGAEEVEHRTVAFDIYRHLGGTYPERCVHMAFVIVLLLYYITTGAKFMYKRDPAAGRYPGFALAWWQGSRRGHLPSFWKVIGAALRYFKPSYTPHHEGSTEQALAYLARSPAAQAAAHGGNWGTAKGA
- a CDS encoding DUF2917 domain-containing protein, producing MDQASRLVVCPDRCRTDTIALPRVVMHFTVAPRKTLTWRARRDAEIRVHDATLWITRAGSVDDYWIRAGDVLRVQCGDRIWMSTDDDRPVEASITTAYTMKHDAWFQRALAQMRGMLRVRRRSRT
- a CDS encoding DUF2917 domain-containing protein; translated protein: MDHASQLFDRPDRRSAGSIALPTVVIRFAVAPRTTMTWRAPHDAEIRAHGAALWITRPPSVDDYWVRPGDVLHIARGERIWLGTDADRPAEASITTAYVRRGERVRRTLAQVQRLLGGVWRRSG
- a CDS encoding NCS2 family permease — encoded protein: MESIKRYFGFAEAGTDFRTEILAGVTTFLTMAYIIFVNPAILGDAGMPKESVFVATCLVAALASIIMGLYANYPIACAPGMGLNAYFAYTVVKGMGFTWQAALGAVFISGCLFLLVTLFRVREAIVNGIPKSLRISITAGIGLFLGIISLKTSGVIVGNPATLVTLGDLHKHDTILAIVGFFTIVTLDHLRVRGAILIGIIGVTILSFFFGDNQFHGVFSAPPSIDATLFKLDIGAALSTGIINVILVFFLVELFDATGTLMGVANRAGLLVEGKMNRLNKALLADSTAIVAGSVLGTSSTTAYIESASGVQAGGRTGVTAITVAVLFLACLFIAPLAGVVPAYATAPALLYVSCLMLREMVDVPWDDATEAVPAALTALLMPFTYSIANGVAFGFIAYGGLKLLTGQARTVKPIVWVIAAVFLFRFFYLGSE
- a CDS encoding IS3 family transposase (programmed frameshift), giving the protein MTKYNEQFKRQIVDEYLAGNAGVKALGKRYGLSYTLVHRWVARYREHGVAGLSKKYSHYDEQFKLSVLQRMWRDELSYREVATLFNIRGDRTVATWVRLYHDGGIDALKPRRRGRPPSMKPEPDMKPEFPLQPDEARTPDTLSRDDLLKENEYLRAEVAYPKKARCAAAIKGASSAKEKAQIVRELRQCHPIAALLKAADLARSTFYYQLKVLDAGDRHADLKARIRTVYEHHQGRYGYRRITATIRQAGHAINHKTVQRLMGQLRLKSLVRPKKYRSWRGEVGRVAPNLLQRKFDVERPNQKWVTDVTEFNVGGQKLYLSPVMDLYNGEIVAYQMDRRPSFEMVSRMLKKALTKLGRKDRPLLHSDQGWQYQMPAYRRLLGQHALTQSMSRKGNCLDNAAMESFFGTLKSECYRLQRFASVEQLRDALDRYIHYYNHDRIKLKLKGLSPVQYRTQPLGA
- a CDS encoding YybH family protein, with the translated sequence MNDSTKRAAACDPQDLERLLVARENAGDVSGMTALFAQDAVIQLDDGREVRGREAIHAFFAALQVTGFGPEKRKFQLGEQRPALICGDLALTSVRSRDGNVTSEVARRQEDGTWLWVIDRYSVNWR
- a CDS encoding DUF1488 domain-containing protein, which gives rise to MQIHFTNEKPEYSGRDLMLAFTAMVNGERVQCQITAEALEDHFGAASPRFEDMVGAFDQHRDRIEAAARRLLSETRAQCVTLRSGYVRFYEANWR
- a CDS encoding DUF2964 domain-containing protein — encoded protein: MMEMEHARAVFRIATCMRRDMHPFGRRIMVRTELRVVLAAIATFIMLGGIAVAIHGLLFDLNDAVRYGAAAIAVGVTTAAIALNVWPTDPH
- a CDS encoding sigma-54-dependent Fis family transcriptional regulator; translated protein: MPQSFVLPATTGRTDLLAQAHARSTAVGLRAHERPDFSPLSRLALRELLDTNHALFSHARPVMENLHAQIADTQSLVLLTDAAGVILHSIGDADFIEKANRVALCTGVSWAEGARGTNAIGTALASGQAVAVHGAEHFLRANHILTCSCAPIFDPFGRTLGTLDVSGDPRGSSPHTLALVRMSAQLIENHLFANQCAEALRLRFHAHEECVDSLFAGLVAFGPDGGLIAANRSAQFQLGAPFDALQHQGSDALFGMRFGQLAQQAVRAPGATFRLTLPTGVRVLARCEFAEAQRTAVAVTPPAPAARVRAPDPDAITFATLDTGDARMAAVLERVAKIRGRDLPLLILGQTGTGKEWLARALHQASPRADGPFVAVNCAALPDSLIEAELFGYEDGAFTGARKRGSPGKIAQADGGTLFLDEIGDMPLAQQVRLMRVLQERAVMPLGGARAVPVDVRVVCATHRDLRTMIAEGTFREDLFYRINGLAVTLPALAERTDLPALVERILARLARSEPMPRRISSDVLDAFTRHRWPGNLRQMTNVLRTAGMLAEDETEIALAHLPDDFWLDCDDAPAAPSAATPAAPAGTREGTTLQSHQAAVIDAVLARHGGNVSAAARELGLARNTVYRYLRRH
- a CDS encoding 2Fe-2S iron-sulfur cluster-binding protein codes for the protein MTAPEHPPLVRIEPLGATFDAPDSLTLLEAAAFARVSLPRSCRNGTCRSCLCRIVSGSVRYTIEWPGLSREEKADGYTLPCVAVATSDIVLDVPDAVMLD
- a CDS encoding SRPBCC family protein, producing MTQQTDRIEKQTLLAAAPDRVWEAVSNSGEFGTWFGVTFDGPFVPDQPLFGRITPTRVDDDVAKAQEPYAGTVFEIVVDRVEPKQLFSFRWHPFAIDPNFDYTSEPMTLVTFTLAAQAGGTLLTVTETGFDQLIEARRAKAREMNDQGWAAQMTLITKYLAKHA
- a CDS encoding DUF2946 domain-containing protein — translated: MLSRRLRKIGSLIGMLAILMTALAPTISQALTTQGRVDALLAGYCTAAPAAAGHAADPSSKSLQAHLQACGYCSLLAHTPALPAPELTFAAHVRSIQHREATRFESLRRALPLTAAQPRAPPFAS